The Myxococcales bacterium genome has a segment encoding these proteins:
- a CDS encoding glucokinase, producing the protein MTVLAGDIGGTTSRLALLRDNEIFFERAYPSADHASLDAVVEKFLHDVRKALGPDAQPRRACFGVPGPVDNNTCRVTNLPWFVDGRKIEAKTKIEKVALLNDFQAAALGVTVIGPENLCPVGGGERNPTGPIVVMGAGTGLGEGFLFWSPADNRYQVIASEGGHVDFTPRSALETGLMTYMAGRYGRVSYERVLSTQGLSDIFGFLTSEPALRPLVADETKGQMVVEDPAAVIARQAMDGKDPICVMAINLFCSVLGGLAGNLALTFLATGGVYIAGGIGPRIIPVMTNGVFRQAFEAKGRFQPLVAKTPCFIVTHPAVGLLGAASVAARL; encoded by the coding sequence GTGACCGTTCTGGCCGGAGACATCGGCGGCACCACCAGCCGCCTCGCCTTGTTGCGCGACAACGAGATCTTCTTCGAGCGGGCCTACCCCTCGGCAGACCACGCCTCTCTCGACGCCGTGGTTGAAAAGTTCCTTCACGACGTGCGAAAGGCGCTTGGCCCCGACGCCCAGCCGCGACGCGCCTGTTTTGGCGTGCCAGGCCCCGTGGACAACAACACGTGCCGGGTGACGAACCTGCCCTGGTTCGTCGACGGCCGAAAGATCGAGGCGAAGACCAAGATCGAGAAAGTGGCCTTGCTCAATGACTTTCAGGCAGCTGCCTTGGGAGTTACGGTGATCGGGCCCGAAAACCTTTGTCCGGTCGGTGGAGGTGAACGCAACCCCACGGGCCCCATCGTGGTGATGGGTGCGGGCACGGGCCTTGGTGAAGGCTTCCTGTTCTGGTCTCCCGCCGACAACCGGTACCAGGTCATCGCCTCCGAGGGTGGCCACGTGGACTTCACGCCCCGGTCCGCCCTCGAAACGGGACTGATGACCTATATGGCCGGGCGCTACGGGCGCGTTTCCTACGAACGCGTGCTCTCCACACAGGGGCTTTCGGACATTTTTGGTTTCCTCACCAGCGAGCCCGCGCTGCGCCCCTTGGTGGCCGACGAAACGAAAGGCCAGATGGTGGTGGAGGATCCCGCAGCGGTGATCGCGCGTCAGGCCATGGACGGCAAGGATCCGATTTGCGTCATGGCGATCAATCTTTTCTGTTCAGTCCTCGGCGGACTTGCGGGCAACCTGGCGTTGACCTTTTTGGCCACGGGCGGGGTCTACATCGCTGGGGGCATCGGACCGCGCATCATTCCGGTGATGACGAACGGTGTTTTCCGCCAGGCCTTCGAGGCCAAGGGACGCTTTCAGCCGTTGGTGGCGAAGACCCCATGCTTCATCGTCACCCACCCGGCAGTGGGCCTTCTGGGCGCCGCTTCAGTGGCCGCGCGACTCTGA
- the xth gene encoding exodeoxyribonuclease III translates to MMIASWNVNSVRARLDRVIGWVHARRPDVLCLQETKTNDEEFPADAFRDLGYRCTLYGQRTYNGVALLSKLPVTEVVRGFGDDDPACRFIAGRVGGVLVASVYVPNGQAVGSDKFAYKLAWLGRWRAWLDAHANRGDLMAFCGDYNIAPDDRDVHDPEAWKDQVLCHPAERDGLARIVDFGLEDVFRRLHPEPGLYSWWDYRQLAFPKNRGLRIDYVLASARLAASCTSAFIDREARKGKLPSDHAPVVTEFAL, encoded by the coding sequence ATGATGATCGCTTCTTGGAACGTGAACTCGGTGCGCGCGCGCCTGGATCGGGTCATCGGGTGGGTGCACGCGCGCCGGCCTGACGTGCTGTGCCTTCAGGAGACCAAAACCAACGACGAGGAATTCCCCGCGGACGCGTTCAGGGACTTGGGCTACCGGTGCACGCTATACGGGCAGCGCACCTATAACGGCGTGGCGCTCCTCTCGAAGCTTCCCGTGACGGAGGTGGTGCGAGGGTTCGGCGACGACGATCCCGCTTGCCGCTTCATCGCAGGACGCGTGGGAGGGGTGCTCGTGGCCAGCGTCTACGTGCCCAATGGCCAGGCGGTGGGCAGCGACAAGTTCGCCTACAAGCTCGCGTGGCTCGGCCGCTGGCGCGCGTGGCTCGATGCTCACGCGAACAGAGGCGACCTCATGGCCTTTTGTGGCGACTACAACATTGCCCCGGATGACCGGGACGTTCACGATCCGGAAGCCTGGAAGGACCAGGTGCTTTGCCACCCTGCCGAACGAGACGGCCTGGCGCGTATCGTCGACTTTGGGTTAGAAGATGTCTTCCGGCGCCTGCACCCGGAGCCAGGGCTTTACTCGTGGTGGGACTACCGGCAGCTGGCGTTCCCGAAGAACCGCGGATTGCGCATCGATTACGTGCTTGCCTCGGCGCGTCTCGCCGCCTCCTGCACGAGCGCTTTCATCGACCGGGAAGCCCGCAAAGGCAAGTTGCCGTCCGATCACGCACCTGTCGTCACCGAGTTCGCGCTGTGA
- the thyX gene encoding FAD-dependent thymidylate synthase: MSKRPSSPGAEEILGQYFPVLDHGFVSLVDYMGTDEDIERAARVSYGYGTRKQNLTRGLIRYLRRHKHTTPSEMVELKFHCCMPIFIARQWIRHRTANVNEYSGRYSLVPLLFYSPEAEQLQTQSRSNNQGRSGRPVDPSMFDEAARRWGQIRAQAADTYEWLTENDVARELARIDLPLSTYTQWYWKIDLHNLLHFLTLRVDEHAQWEIQQFGRVMAGMLKRVAPLSYEAWIDYDVCGSHVSRMELDVLRRLVHGDGEGVAAREGALSKDELAGAGLSPREIAEFLAKLAPKRVPDFELDLTKAKPGEVFAERFAQAVPKGDRVPQDG; the protein is encoded by the coding sequence ATGAGCAAGCGACCCTCGAGTCCCGGTGCGGAAGAGATCCTGGGCCAATACTTTCCGGTTCTGGACCACGGCTTCGTGTCGCTGGTGGATTACATGGGCACCGATGAGGATATCGAGCGTGCGGCGCGCGTGAGCTACGGCTACGGGACGCGCAAGCAGAACCTCACGCGCGGGCTCATTCGCTACCTACGGCGGCACAAGCACACCACGCCCAGCGAGATGGTGGAGCTCAAGTTCCATTGCTGCATGCCTATCTTCATCGCGCGGCAGTGGATTCGCCACCGGACGGCCAACGTCAACGAATACTCCGGCCGTTACAGCCTGGTGCCCCTGTTGTTTTACTCACCCGAAGCCGAGCAGCTTCAGACGCAGAGCCGCAGCAACAATCAGGGTCGCAGCGGGCGTCCGGTCGACCCGTCGATGTTCGATGAGGCTGCGAGGCGCTGGGGGCAGATACGGGCACAGGCGGCCGACACGTACGAGTGGTTGACGGAGAACGACGTGGCTCGCGAGCTGGCCCGCATCGACCTGCCTCTGTCCACGTACACCCAATGGTACTGGAAGATTGACCTACACAACCTGCTGCATTTTCTCACCCTGCGGGTGGACGAGCACGCGCAGTGGGAGATTCAGCAGTTTGGCCGCGTGATGGCGGGCATGCTCAAGCGGGTGGCTCCTCTCTCGTACGAGGCCTGGATCGACTACGACGTGTGCGGCAGTCACGTCTCCCGCATGGAGCTCGACGTCCTCCGACGGCTGGTGCACGGTGATGGGGAAGGCGTTGCTGCGCGGGAAGGCGCCTTGAGCAAGGACGAGCTGGCAGGGGCAGGGCTGTCACCCCGCGAGATTGCAGAGTTCCTCGCCAAGTTGGCTCCCAAGCGCGTACCAGACTTCGAGCTCGACCTCACGAAGGCCAAGCCGGGCGAGGTGTTCGCCGAGCGCTTCGCCCAGGCGGTACCGAAGGGTGACCGCGTCCCTCAAGACGGCTGA
- a CDS encoding TatD family hydrolase — MLPVIDTHCHLDFEDYAGELPEVLDRARRAGVNAFVCIGAGNDTRSARAAVALAAAEADVWAVVGVHPHDAASMTEADWAELEGLGKAARVVGIGETGLDYHYDQSPRAVQRDAYRRFLELARRLQRPVISHIRDAHEDAKQILTEAGRGHPGVIHCFTGERDDARAYLDLGQMISFSGILTFKNAEPIREAARFTPLDRIVIETDAPYLAPIPYRGKRNEPAYVVETLKCLANLKQLDLETTARATTENARRLFGLPAN, encoded by the coding sequence GTGCTTCCCGTCATCGATACCCACTGCCATCTCGACTTCGAGGATTACGCCGGTGAGCTGCCGGAGGTGCTGGATCGCGCCCGACGGGCCGGAGTGAACGCCTTCGTCTGCATCGGTGCTGGCAACGACACCCGATCCGCCCGGGCAGCCGTGGCGCTGGCCGCGGCGGAAGCGGATGTTTGGGCCGTCGTGGGCGTACACCCTCACGACGCAGCTAGCATGACCGAGGCGGATTGGGCTGAGCTCGAGGGCCTCGGGAAGGCGGCTCGCGTCGTGGGCATCGGGGAAACGGGGCTCGATTATCACTACGATCAATCGCCCCGCGCCGTTCAACGCGACGCCTACCGCCGCTTTCTCGAGCTCGCCCGCCGGTTGCAGCGACCCGTCATTTCGCACATCCGTGACGCGCACGAGGACGCAAAACAGATCCTCACCGAGGCAGGCCGCGGCCATCCCGGTGTGATTCACTGCTTCACGGGTGAACGTGACGACGCACGTGCCTATCTCGACCTTGGCCAGATGATTTCGTTTTCGGGCATCTTGACCTTCAAGAATGCCGAACCCATCCGCGAGGCCGCCCGCTTTACGCCGCTCGATCGTATCGTGATCGAGACCGACGCCCCGTATCTTGCGCCCATACCGTATCGGGGAAAGCGTAACGAGCCCGCTTACGTAGTGGAGACCCTCAAGTGCCTGGCGAACTTGAAGCAGCTGGATCTAGAGACCACCGCGCGGGCCACGACCGAGAATGCTCGCCGCCTTTTCGGCCTGCCCGCGAATTGA
- the mutL gene encoding DNA mismatch repair endonuclease MutL, producing the protein MTVAPSSRPRIIKLPPTLVDQIAAGEVVERAASVVKELCENSLDAGARRIDVEIEGGGRSLIRVVDDGCGLSPDEARLALERHATSKISRAEDLWGVETFGFRGEALPSIASVSRLRLGSRPVDADEGFVLRIEAGVETEARAAGMPTGTQIEVRDLFFNTPARLKFQKTESTEAGNVSESLLRLALANPDVHFRLRTNGRVALDLPPHRDLAERVRAALARRGAGVLHEAVGDENGVCVHAFLGGPECASTTARNTFLFVGRRFVRDRSLLQAVCMGYGELLERGRYPLAVLFVDVPGEDLDVNVHPQKLEVRFANPQPVYGAVRHVIGASLARAPFLELESRKAHSLAPGRGGKGALPMAREGSYDGRAAAERSRMSAGSRAADPVDLDRLFHPRSAEGPLEAPQPAKAVLPTQAQLPVVSAPPPPSGVAGLASLRYLGTLARTYLLLETEEGGLCLVDQHAAHERVLFQKLRTACEARDVPRQRLLFPIPIELDEARLATVGEAQDTLQTLGFELEAFGLKTALVRAVPELLAHVDPKPMLRDVLDRLAEGEAPTLAPAELERVLSTLACHSATRAGDVLDPPRVAGLLAELDAVDWRSHCPHGRPVLVRLPLAELERRFGRT; encoded by the coding sequence ATGACGGTTGCCCCATCCAGCCGCCCTCGCATCATCAAGCTGCCACCCACGCTGGTCGATCAGATCGCTGCGGGCGAGGTGGTGGAGCGGGCCGCCTCCGTCGTCAAAGAGCTCTGCGAAAACAGCCTCGACGCCGGAGCGCGCCGGATCGATGTGGAGATCGAGGGGGGCGGGCGCAGCTTGATCCGTGTGGTGGACGATGGCTGCGGTCTGTCGCCCGACGAGGCCCGCCTGGCTCTCGAGCGCCATGCCACCTCGAAGATCAGCCGCGCCGAAGATCTCTGGGGCGTGGAGACCTTCGGGTTTCGGGGGGAAGCCTTGCCTTCGATCGCGTCCGTTTCCAGGCTTCGGCTTGGCAGCCGGCCGGTCGACGCTGACGAAGGGTTCGTGCTGCGCATCGAGGCGGGCGTTGAGACCGAAGCGCGCGCCGCAGGCATGCCTACGGGCACCCAAATCGAGGTGCGCGACCTCTTCTTCAACACGCCGGCTCGGCTCAAATTTCAGAAAACCGAGAGTACCGAAGCAGGGAACGTATCCGAGTCCTTGCTGCGCCTGGCTCTGGCCAATCCCGATGTTCACTTTCGGTTGCGTACCAACGGGCGCGTAGCTCTGGACTTACCCCCTCACCGTGACCTCGCAGAGCGCGTTCGAGCGGCTCTTGCCCGTCGGGGCGCCGGTGTCTTGCACGAGGCTGTGGGCGACGAAAATGGGGTATGCGTTCACGCCTTCCTGGGGGGCCCGGAATGCGCATCGACGACGGCGCGCAACACCTTTCTCTTCGTGGGGCGTCGCTTCGTGCGGGACCGCTCGTTGCTCCAGGCCGTGTGCATGGGCTACGGCGAGCTCCTCGAACGGGGGCGCTACCCCTTGGCGGTGTTGTTCGTGGACGTGCCCGGTGAAGACCTCGACGTCAACGTGCACCCGCAGAAGCTGGAGGTGCGTTTCGCCAACCCGCAGCCTGTGTATGGAGCTGTTCGGCATGTCATCGGCGCGTCCTTGGCGCGGGCGCCGTTTCTCGAGCTCGAGAGCCGAAAAGCCCACTCCCTGGCACCAGGAAGGGGGGGCAAGGGAGCCCTGCCCATGGCCCGGGAGGGCAGCTACGACGGGCGGGCTGCCGCTGAACGAAGCCGCATGTCCGCGGGCAGCCGGGCGGCCGATCCCGTAGACCTCGACCGTTTGTTTCATCCTCGTTCGGCAGAAGGCCCGCTCGAGGCCCCTCAGCCGGCAAAGGCGGTGCTCCCGACGCAAGCCCAGCTGCCGGTGGTATCCGCGCCCCCGCCCCCCTCCGGCGTTGCGGGGCTTGCGAGCCTGCGCTACCTGGGAACGCTTGCGCGGACGTATTTGCTGCTCGAGACGGAGGAGGGAGGTCTGTGCCTCGTCGACCAGCACGCGGCTCACGAGAGGGTGCTCTTCCAAAAACTGCGGACGGCATGCGAGGCCCGCGACGTGCCGAGACAGCGCCTGCTTTTTCCGATTCCCATCGAGCTCGACGAGGCCCGGCTGGCAACCGTGGGTGAGGCCCAGGACACGCTCCAGACTCTGGGGTTCGAGCTCGAGGCGTTTGGCCTCAAGACGGCCCTGGTGCGCGCGGTTCCCGAGCTGCTCGCCCACGTCGACCCGAAACCCATGCTCCGCGACGTGCTCGACCGTTTGGCGGAAGGAGAAGCCCCCACGCTGGCGCCCGCCGAGCTCGAGCGGGTGCTTTCCACTTTGGCGTGCCACAGCGCCACGCGTGCCGGCGATGTGCTCGATCCGCCCCGCGTGGCAGGCCTCCTGGCCGAGCTCGACGCCGTGGATTGGCGCTCTCACTGCCCACACGGGCGTCCCGTTCTCGTGCGGTTACCGCTCGCGGAACTCGAGCGCCGCTTCGGCCGAACATGA
- the rpiB gene encoding ribose 5-phosphate isomerase B has protein sequence MKIFVASDHAGFHLRQKVLMHLRSKASVEIVDLGPPTFDRSDYPDYAAPVGRAVRDNPGTLGVLACGSGIGMAIAANKVHGVRAADAFSIEAARLSRSHNDANVLCLGERLLAPDTALAALDVFLETPFQGGRHQDRVAKITALEQAEAAGKASEP, from the coding sequence GTGAAGATCTTCGTTGCAAGCGACCACGCCGGTTTCCACTTGAGGCAGAAGGTGTTGATGCATCTGCGCAGCAAGGCAAGCGTAGAGATCGTCGACTTGGGGCCCCCCACCTTCGACCGTAGCGACTATCCCGATTACGCCGCCCCCGTCGGTCGCGCCGTGAGGGACAACCCTGGCACCTTGGGCGTGCTGGCCTGCGGCTCTGGGATCGGTATGGCGATCGCCGCCAACAAAGTTCACGGCGTCCGTGCCGCCGATGCGTTCTCGATCGAAGCGGCCCGCCTCTCACGGTCCCACAACGACGCCAACGTGCTGTGCCTGGGCGAGCGCCTGCTGGCCCCCGACACCGCCTTGGCTGCCCTCGACGTGTTTCTGGAGACGCCCTTCCAGGGCGGACGACACCAAGACCGCGTGGCGAAGATCACGGCGCTCGAGCAGGCCGAAGCTGCCGGAAAAGCGAGCGAGCCCTGA
- a CDS encoding acetyl-CoA carboxylase carboxyltransferase subunit alpha produces the protein METKTEKPADSPTLEFERPIVELEKRIDELQQLTGGSVDLQKEIRALQKRVEALQRKIFDDLSPWQRVLLSRHPHRPYTLDYISRMFTEFTELHGDRRFADDPAIVGGFAFLDGEPVLILGHQKGRTTKENVKRNFGMPKPEGYRKALRLMELAGRFGRPIICFVDTSGAYPGLDAEERGQAEAIAKNLEVMAGLPVPILCAVIGEGGSGGALALGVADRIFMLENSVYSVISPEGCASILWRDDTQKSLAAEVMKITAADLKRLGIIDEVVAESRGGAHRDWDVTSDNLKAVFAKHLAELKKLNPQQLRDERYRKFRQMGQFVETTEKV, from the coding sequence ATGGAGACAAAGACCGAAAAGCCGGCCGACAGCCCCACGCTCGAGTTCGAGCGCCCCATCGTGGAGCTGGAAAAGCGCATCGACGAACTGCAACAGCTCACCGGGGGGTCGGTAGATCTCCAGAAGGAGATACGCGCCCTGCAAAAGCGGGTCGAAGCCCTTCAGAGGAAGATCTTCGACGATCTCAGCCCCTGGCAGCGTGTCCTGCTCTCCCGGCACCCCCACCGGCCGTACACGCTCGACTACATCAGTCGTATGTTCACGGAGTTCACCGAGCTGCATGGCGACCGGCGTTTCGCTGACGATCCCGCCATCGTGGGGGGCTTTGCCTTTCTCGACGGAGAGCCCGTGCTGATACTGGGGCACCAAAAGGGGCGCACGACCAAAGAGAACGTGAAGCGTAACTTCGGCATGCCGAAGCCAGAGGGTTATCGCAAAGCGCTTCGTTTGATGGAGCTGGCAGGTCGCTTCGGGCGCCCGATCATTTGCTTCGTGGACACATCGGGGGCCTATCCTGGACTCGACGCGGAGGAGCGTGGCCAGGCCGAGGCCATCGCCAAGAACCTCGAGGTCATGGCCGGCCTTCCGGTGCCCATCCTCTGTGCGGTCATCGGCGAAGGAGGCTCGGGGGGCGCGCTCGCCCTGGGCGTGGCCGATCGTATCTTCATGCTCGAGAACTCGGTGTACTCCGTCATTTCGCCGGAGGGCTGCGCTTCCATCCTGTGGCGCGACGATACACAGAAGAGCCTTGCGGCCGAGGTCATGAAGATCACGGCGGCCGATCTCAAACGTCTTGGCATCATCGATGAGGTCGTGGCGGAATCGCGGGGCGGTGCCCACCGTGACTGGGACGTGACGTCCGACAACCTCAAGGCGGTCTTCGCGAAGCATCTCGCCGAGCTGAAGAAGCTGAACCCACAGCAGCTGCGAGACGAGCGCTACCGCAAGTTTCGCCAAATGGGCCAATTCGTAGAGACCACGGAAAAAGTCTGA
- the miaA gene encoding tRNA (adenosine(37)-N6)-dimethylallyltransferase MiaA, translated as MSTGPNAFPDPVPRVVAIVGPTASGKSDLGMALAKAWPEGAEIVCCDSMQVYTGLDIGTGKPTTDDRTSIPHHLLDVARPDEAFHAGAWARCAGQVIAGITARGRLPVIVGGTGLYFRALTRGLFEAPPPDAGIRSRHQAEAARGGVPALHARLAGIDPDAAAKIAPNDLVRTSRALEVWEQTGRPITALWREAAAVPPLRCFRVVYDKPSDELRGLIDRRVDTMMAMGFLDEVRGLWAQGFREARALGGLGYKQLGEHLAGACDLSSAIAETKRVTVAYARRQRTWFRQEPGLRVTASPPLADIMTQIRAFFEGCDDPL; from the coding sequence ATGAGCACCGGCCCCAACGCTTTCCCGGACCCCGTGCCCCGCGTGGTGGCGATCGTGGGACCGACGGCCTCGGGCAAGAGCGATCTCGGCATGGCCCTCGCAAAGGCCTGGCCCGAAGGCGCGGAGATCGTTTGTTGTGACTCGATGCAGGTCTACACCGGCTTGGATATCGGCACGGGAAAACCCACAACCGATGACCGGACGAGCATTCCTCACCACCTGCTCGACGTGGCGCGGCCCGACGAAGCGTTTCACGCGGGGGCGTGGGCGCGGTGTGCGGGGCAGGTCATCGCCGGCATCACCGCGCGGGGACGGCTGCCAGTGATCGTGGGCGGCACGGGGCTTTACTTCCGGGCCCTCACCCGGGGCCTCTTCGAGGCGCCGCCGCCCGATGCGGGTATCCGGTCCCGTCACCAAGCCGAAGCCGCCCGGGGGGGCGTACCGGCGTTGCACGCCCGCTTGGCGGGCATCGATCCTGACGCGGCGGCAAAGATCGCTCCGAACGATCTCGTCCGGACGAGCCGCGCCCTCGAGGTGTGGGAGCAGACGGGCCGCCCCATTACGGCGCTGTGGCGAGAGGCTGCCGCCGTTCCGCCCTTGCGTTGTTTTCGGGTGGTTTATGACAAGCCTTCCGATGAGCTCCGGGGGCTCATCGATCGTCGGGTCGACACCATGATGGCGATGGGCTTTCTCGACGAGGTACGCGGGCTCTGGGCCCAGGGATTCCGCGAGGCCCGGGCGCTCGGGGGCCTTGGCTACAAACAGCTGGGGGAGCACCTGGCGGGAGCCTGTGACCTGTCCTCTGCCATCGCCGAAACCAAACGCGTCACGGTGGCCTACGCCCGCCGGCAGCGCACGTGGTTTCGCCAGGAGCCAGGATTGCGCGTGACGGCATCACCGCCGCTTGCCGACATCATGACCCAGATCCGGGCTTTCTTCGAAGGGTGTGACGACCCGCTCTGA
- the infA gene encoding translation initiation factor IF-1 gives MAREEHIEFQGRVIEVLPAGSFRVELETGHQVLAHLGGKLRKHRIRVVLGDKVTVALTPYDPTRGIIVYRG, from the coding sequence ATGGCCCGCGAAGAGCATATCGAGTTCCAAGGACGCGTGATCGAAGTTTTGCCCGCGGGCAGTTTCCGAGTGGAACTGGAGACCGGGCACCAGGTGCTAGCGCATCTTGGTGGCAAGCTTCGTAAACACCGTATTCGTGTCGTTTTGGGTGACAAGGTCACCGTGGCACTGACCCCCTACGACCCCACACGGGGGATCATCGTTTACCGCGGCTGA